The Armatimonadota bacterium DNA window TAACAACCCGCTCGCATTCCGTCACACGCGAACTCGATATCGATAAGTATCAGTTGTCCAATCATTCTCGCTCTTCCGATAAGCAAACCATCGTGGCATACAGATCACAATCTCATGCGTCACGCGGTCCTCGTAAGTATAAAAGTTTGAAAGACGCATATCGGGGTTCTCACCATTCTGCACATCATCAATTACAACCAGGGTTTCCTTTTTTAACAATAGGCTTGCCTGGTCAACTTCACCAATTACAAAAGGGTGACGTGGTAAATTGCCATCTGGATTATCGTGGCAAATGTTGCCAAGCCAAAAAAGCCGACCGCTACTGTGCTTGATAAGCTGCGAGCATGAGCTTGGTGAGAAGAACCTTTCAGCGTTAGTATATGTCCACGGCCTAACCTCGCTCCAAGTCCTACCATCATCCTCTGATACAGAATACCACTTGTATCCTGGCAATTCTTTCTTTCGCATATTGCTTCCTCGAAGCACCATTAGAATCTTTCCATCGGCAACATGCGCCAGCGTTGGCTCAAATACACCCCTTGTGGTCTTTGCCGGCGAAAGACGCACTGGGCTAGATATCCCCCAGGAAATTTGCGTGTCATTCTTCCACTTTCCAATGAGAACCCTAGATTGGTAAAACGGCGTGTTATAAGGCTGAAACAGCTCTCCATCCGCATTGAGCTCCGCTATCTGAATTGGAACTAAGATTGTTCCATTTGGCAGAAAAATCGGCGCGCAAGTCTGATCACCCAGCATATAGCCATTCTTGCCAGAAAAAATCGGCTCAAAGGGATGGTCGGGCGTAAAGCCCTCACCGATAATCTGCTCTGCAACAGTATAATTCCTTCCTCCATCGCGCGACACTTCATACCACATCGTCCAACGAGATGGAGCTTCGCTGATTCTATCGTTGGGAAGGCATACTCGGTTGCTAAAGCGAATCAAACAACGCTTATAAGGGTCTATTCTCGGCGGATGGGAATAAATACGATAGACCCCCTCAGGCGATTTTCGTATGAACTCAATCTCCTCAGCCTCACTCCAAGTCTTCCCATTGTCGCTAGACCACCGGCGCCATTTTCTGTCCTGCATGTCGCTTTTTGTCTGCGCTGCATACACTGCTTCCATTTCCGCGCCATCGGGCTGCACATACCAGCAGTATCCAAGCCCGGCGACACCAGCCTCAGGTGATTTGGCGAAGATTTCCTTGCTAACAAGTCTCATGAATTATCCCTCATGATTCGCAAGAAACAGCGCCGGTTGTTCACGATGCTTCTCTTTTCACCTTCTTGAACTCAACCGAAAACCAATCTGCAAGCGTCTTGATGGAAGCAACCTCGCCATCCGGGCCGAGGGCGAACATTACCTTTATGTCCTCCCATATTTCAGGCCTTTCATGTCTGCCTGTGAACGTATCGAAATGGAAATGCTTAAGCTTGTAATCAGCCGCACCATATTTGGCGTGTAAAGCACCGCCCTCAAGATAAACGGTTAGAGTCCCATACGCCGAATCCTCATAGTCACCCACATAAGCCTCAAGCTCACGGGATGGCTTCGTCCTCTTGTGTCGAACCTCTTTGGCTTTTTGTTCTTTTGCCTCTTTCTTCGTTAGCGTATTGATCTTCTTGTAAATCGAAGGCCAATTTCTTTTTGGTAGACTCAAAAGAATGTCGAGAAGCAAGTTCCTGATTGATATGGCTTCACCCGCAACTGCAAGGTTGGTCAACACCGCAATCCCCGCTTTGCGTTTTGGTATAAGCGTAACGTTGCCAGTGAAACCCCTGAGCCAGCCGCCGTGGGTGACAATAATTTCACCTCGATACTCCTCTTTGCTCCATCCCAAGCAATATGTGCTCAAGTTAGTGCCTAGATCAAAGCCGTATTTATCTGGATTCTCTACCGGTACGACCATATGCGGCTTTTTCGTCTCGTCCAGGTTTCTCTTAGATACAATTTGTTCGCCCTCAAACACTCCGTCATTTAGATGAAAGCGAATCCACTTGCTCATGTCGTTGGCGCTTGCATTGATTGCGCCCGCCGCAGTGGAATTATCATGTTCAGGAGTCGGGTAAACAACAATTTTGCCCCTATAAGGGACATGACCATGGGAATGATCCGACGATGCCTCGGTTTCTGACACACGGCATACCGCATTCATTCCAAGAGGTTTGAAAATGCGCTCCTCCACAAATTTGCTCCAGGTAGTACCTGCCGCGGCCCCGATTGCAAGGCCAGCTGCTGTAAAAGGAACATTTGCATACTCATAGGTTGAACGAAACGAAGTTGATGGAGGAGCAAGTCCATATCGCTTAACGATTTCTTCTGCACTTCTTTCCCCAACGCACCAAAGAGCATCATGTCGGGACATACCAGTTCGATGAGAAAGCAAGTCGCGCATTGTAACGTTGGCATCTGCGACCGGATCGGACAGTCTAAAATAAGGAAGATATTTCCTAGGATGGTCGTCCCAAGCCATCTTGCCTTCGTCAACGAGAATAGCCATTGCCGTTGCCGTGAAAGCCTTCGTCATTGAGGCGATAGCAAATAGAGTATTCGGCGTTATGGAGGCGGTCGTGCCAACCTCCTTCACGCCATATCCCTGGATGTATTCCTCATTCCCCTCGACGATGGCGACTGCCACTCCAGGGGTTTTCCATGCCCTCATCGCGGATATTATCGCTTTGTCAATTGCAGACGTATTCATAGCTCAATGATGTCGCCCCTCGCTGAACTTAAAGGCATGGAGAGACGCCAAAAAGAAGAAATAGCAGCTGCTGTCTATTGCCCAAGCCCTCATTTTTAGGCTCTCCATGCCTCCATAGTCTCTCCTATCCAACAGCAACAGATACAATCCCGTATGCTGGGACCTTTACGGTCAATATATCCCCATTCATGCGCCCCTCG harbors:
- a CDS encoding sialidase family protein, whose product is MRLVSKEIFAKSPEAGVAGLGYCWYVQPDGAEMEAVYAAQTKSDMQDRKWRRWSSDNGKTWSEAEEIEFIRKSPEGVYRIYSHPPRIDPYKRCLIRFSNRVCLPNDRISEAPSRWTMWYEVSRDGGRNYTVAEQIIGEGFTPDHPFEPIFSGKNGYMLGDQTCAPIFLPNGTILVPIQIAELNADGELFQPYNTPFYQSRVLIGKWKNDTQISWGISSPVRLSPAKTTRGVFEPTLAHVADGKILMVLRGSNMRKKELPGYKWYSVSEDDGRTWSEVRPWTYTNAERFFSPSSCSQLIKHSSGRLFWLGNICHDNPDGNLPRHPFVIGEVDQASLLLKKETLVVIDDVQNGENPDMRLSNFYTYEDRVTHEIVICMPRWFAYRKSENDWTTDTYRYRVRV
- a CDS encoding serine hydrolase, translating into MNTSAIDKAIISAMRAWKTPGVAVAIVEGNEEYIQGYGVKEVGTTASITPNTLFAIASMTKAFTATAMAILVDEGKMAWDDHPRKYLPYFRLSDPVADANVTMRDLLSHRTGMSRHDALWCVGERSAEEIVKRYGLAPPSTSFRSTYEYANVPFTAAGLAIGAAAGTTWSKFVEERIFKPLGMNAVCRVSETEASSDHSHGHVPYRGKIVVYPTPEHDNSTAAGAINASANDMSKWIRFHLNDGVFEGEQIVSKRNLDETKKPHMVVPVENPDKYGFDLGTNLSTYCLGWSKEEYRGEIIVTHGGWLRGFTGNVTLIPKRKAGIAVLTNLAVAGEAISIRNLLLDILLSLPKRNWPSIYKKINTLTKKEAKEQKAKEVRHKRTKPSRELEAYVGDYEDSAYGTLTVYLEGGALHAKYGAADYKLKHFHFDTFTGRHERPEIWEDIKVMFALGPDGEVASIKTLADWFSVEFKKVKREAS